The nucleotide window ACAATCACTCTTTGGCAGAGGCCCCAAGCAAAGAAGGGTGTTTGAGATCCAGTACCCTTAGGACTGGAGAAGACTGCAATTAACCAAGTTGCCTTTGCCACTCTAGCTGACCAGAGGACTAGGTTATAGAAGTGAAACAGCCCCCCCCCAGGCTGATCTTGTGCCATTCTTGACTCTGGGCCTGTTTGGTTAGGGAGGGAGAGGGCCAGACACTGAtgggcccaggcctggctcctcAGAGTTGTCCAAAGCCCTTCAGCCCAGACCATGCAGAGCTGGGGCCAGCCTGTCTTCACTGGCACCCTCACCCGTGACACCAAGACCCACCCTAGTCCCAGATTCCAGGCAGTATTCTCTCCTACGCCATCCTGTGACCAAAGGCCCCTGCCAGATGTGGGCCGCAGCAGCAGGTGTGTGTGAAAGCAGTGTGGCGCCCCGCGGACTGCATAACCAGCTCACCTCCCTCCCCTTAGCCCAAGCCTGTCCCTCGCACAGCCTCGCACAAACCATGTTGCCTGGTGGGGCCCAGTGTACTGAAATAAAGTTGTTCCAATAGACACATCAGCTGGGCCTCTTTCTGTCTGTGGCCACTGCTGGGTGGGAAGAAGGACGAGCTGTGGTCCTGAATCTGAGGTGGTGACTGGCCCTGGTCTGTCTTCTAGAGGGCACTGTTGCACCAGCCAGACTTACCCAGGCTGCGGCCCAAGTTCCAGCCTGTCGGGTAGATGCGGAGAAAATCACGTTCACGCCAACGCCCAGGTTCAAGACCTGAGAGTCCCTGTGTACACACTCGAACTCATGGGTGAGATTCAACTCTGAATGACAGGAGCAGCTCTTGACATCCCTGAAATTAGAGGTTCTCAAAACTTTCATGTGTATAAGAAGCAGTTTCTGGGACCCACACTCAAGATACCCATTTTAAACCTGCACTTGGGGGGAAATTACCACACGCTTGACAAATGTTAACCCATTTAATCTTCCCAGTAACCCTACAAAATGTAGGTGTTTTTATTATCCATTGTACAGATAAGGATCTGGAGCCACAGATCAAGCAATTTCCCAGAGCTCCGCCCTTTATCATTTTGGATGTGAACCCAGGCAACATAGCCATAGAGCCTACATTTTTAGCCACTATGCAGACTTTCAAAAACCACTGGCTTAGAGCAAGTGGTTCCCAATTGGGATCAATTTGCCTCCCAGGAtgcatctggcaatgtctggacacGTGTTTCGCGTCACAACTGGAGGCAGGGGAGGTGCTACTGGCAGCTAGCAGGTAGgagccagagatgctgctaaatgtcCACAACAGagttatctggccccaaatgtctcTAGTGCCAAGGTTGACAAACGCTGGCCTGCAGCAGTGGTTTTCATCCCATCTGTGTGATAAAATCACCAACAGAGATTTCCCAAATCTGAGAACCTGCGGCCTATAAGAGGCTCCTCCTCTGACTCCCGTGTCCAGCAGTGGCACATGGGAAATGCACTGGGGCTGCTGGCTCCAGGCCTAAAGGTCATCTTGGTCCCCAGCACCTACGCAGCTACCAACCTGCATTTTTCTCCCTGGCACCTCAGGGAGTCTGATGTAAGTAACCCACCATTCCTTTGCAAAAATGCTCCCAGGTGCTTTTTGTAGTCAGTGAGGAGTCCTGACACCCAAcccaccactcacacacacagcacagacCTGAGGAACAGGAATGACTGGCTTTAATCAGTCTGCAACAAAATCACCCTCTGGAGGCCTAGTGGGCTGGGGGAGCCCTACGGCAGGGGAGATGTGCTATGTCCAGCACAGCTGAAGCAGAGAACCCTCTGAGAGAAACCACTGGAAGGGTGGAAGGAGGGGCTGTGGGACGGACAGCTTCCCCTGACTGGGTAGAAGGGAGCAGTTGCAGTATCAAAAGTGGTTCCTGAGCCCACCTGAGtggccagccccagccaggcagtGGGATGGGCTTCTGAGCCCCATGGCAACCCTGTGTGCATGCATGGCAGCCCTGTCCCTTCTTGGTCCTGTTCTTTCCTCCTGCCCCACAAGGGAAGCAGGTCCCAGGTCCCTGAGCACATTTGGCCCAGCCCTTGCCCAAGCTGGGCCAGGCAGCTAAGCAGGGGCTTAGGCCTCAGTGACAAGTGTGCTTCTACCCTGCCATCTGTCCTCCAGGCCGTACCCAAGGAAGGTAGAGGAGCAGAACACTGGTAAAAGTggctcctgccctgggcttcAGCCAGTGTTCTCAGCAGGGTGGCCTTGCTGCACCTCTTACACCGTCTTAATGTCCAGGGTTTGGGCCCCTGACAAATTCTGGCGCTGGGCCTTGACCATGTGCAGGCGTCTCCCGTGCAGCGTGAACTGGGACCAGGTAAAGAGCTGCAGCAGAGCACAGGTGATGGGCACCAGCACCAGCAGATAGAAGCACCCCTGGCGGAGCGTTGGGGCCTGTgcgggagctggggctgggggctctggccagggctgggcactCCCTACAGGGGTCATTGGGGGCTGCTGGAAAAGGTCATGACCTAGGACAAGAGGGCACAGAAAAAACATGATCAGCCAATTCCTCTCCCAGTGCTGGTTCCCTCTGAAGGCCATGGTGTGATATCTCAAACATCACACGCACATGTCCAAACCACAACTTTcaattcccccaccccccaaacccGCTCCTCCCCTAGTCTTCTCTTCTCGGTGAAGGGTACCACCCCCAACCCAATAACGCAGGCCAAAAGCCCCAAAAGGCATCCTCAATTCCTTGCTTCAGTGTACTCCATCACTCCCCAACATTCCAATCCTTCATCTCCCCCCAACTCCAAAACACCGCCCCACCCTGGTCTAAGTCTCCATGGCCTCTGCTAGTCTCCCAGTTATCTCCCTGCtgttcccaccccagcctcctacAGTCTGTTCTCCATACAGCAGCCACAGTGAACTGTAAAACACATAAATCTGACCACGTCACTTCCCCACTTAAAACTCAGCAGCTTCCCTTTGActgaaaataaaacccaaaccctGCCCAATCGACAAGAGCCCTCTTCACTTTTCCAGCCCCATCTCCCAACCACTCCCGAAACCttgggcctttgcacttgccgttCCCCCTGCCTGGGATGCGCTGCGTTCTTTTCTAGACCAAACCTTTGCCATTTAGTTCACATGCCAAGGGCACcttctcagagaagccttccctgatcacaCCAAGTAGCTTCTCAGTGACGTTGTCTCACAACTCCTTAATTTTTACTATGGCACTTATCCCCGCCTGATGTTTTCTTGTTTGACTGTTTGTTGCCAACTCCACCCCCACCCgattagaatataagctccacgaTGGCGAAGGCCTGTTCTGTCTTACTCGTTGTTATCTTCCCGGCACTCAGAGCCTGCACAGAGAAGGTATTCTgtacatatttgttgagtgaatgaatgaatgaatgaactaagaAAGTAATGGAGGAATCTGAGAGCCAATGCCTCTACCCATGTGGGGAGAGGCCAGTTGCCATCCTCTCTGATTCACTGGACCCAGCCTTGCCAGCCAGGTGAGCTGTGCCCCCTGGAGCATTGGGAGCCCCTTGTTTTCCCCTGGGCCCTCACCTGTGTAGAAGCAGAGCAGCCAGGTGCCCAGCAATGGGGCAAAGGTCTGGCCCGGCTTGGTCACGAGGGCAACCATGCCAAAGAGAAGCGCCGAGGCCGCCTGCTTGCGGTGGTTCAGCACCAGGTCCTCGTCCACCAGGTCAGTGACCACTAAGGTCAGCAGCTTACAGGTGCCCTCAGTGAAGACACGGTTGCTGCGGTTGGAGAGAGAGCGCGGCGAGAGTGAAGGGGGGGACAGAGGCGCGGGGGCGAGGCTGGGCAGGAGCATACCTGGCAATGAAGAGGCAGAGCAAGCCGAGGTGGTCTGGGCCAGCCAGCAGCAtgagcaggctgaggcccagctTGAGCAGGAAGAGCCCCCGCACCACAGCGTAGACACCCCAGCGTCGGCACAAGGGCAGGAAGTAGAGGTTGTTGAGATGGGGAGCGACATAGGAGATGCCTGGGGAGGCGGTGGGGCACCAGCCTGTCAGGGGCACGGCTGCAGCTTTGGTGACTGCCCACATCTGACTGCATTTGTAGCGCACTAATGATGTGCTGGGCTCTGTGCGAAGAGCTTCACACtcttttatttaatcctcccaacgCTTTAAGGTAAGTACTATTAGTATTCctcctttacagatgagaaagggaGGCCTGGAGAGGAAATAACACacccaaggccacccagcaagACCCCCCAAGCCTCAGACTACTGTCCTCCCACTAACCAGCCACTGCACTGCATTGCCTCAGGGTGGCACCATCTCCAAGAAACCGAACATGAGAGCAGCCCTACCCCCGACACCCATGACAGGCTCCCGCTCCCACCCTCTCCGGGTAAGCAaagctgggggctggaggtgcaGCCTCCACCCTCTGCCACCTGAGTCCCAGCTGGTGAGGTGGCTGTGCCTGCAGCTGGGCTAGGAGTTCTGGGGTACAAGTCTCTGTCCTTCCAGTCTGCCCGGGGCCACAGACTCACCCAACAAGATGGAGCCTGTGGAAAGGGAGATGTGGTCCGACAACAGATGCTCCAGGAAGAGGGGAAAGAAGTTGCTGTTGAAATGGCAGTGGAAGACCTGCAACCCGATGGGGACAGTGAGGAGGCTGCCAGCTGGGAGGGAAGCCAGTAGGGCTGGAAGCCAATAGGGGAGCACATGTCCCCTGGTCCTCAGAGCAGCAGGTCTTTATCCCCACATCCCTAAACATGCAACATGCCAGAACAAAACCTAAAACCACATTCCTCTGCTTATCTGATTTTGTTAGAAGCCATGATAAAATAGTATTGGAACAAtgaaaggttttttctttttaattgaaacaCATTTTCATgacataaaaacaatttatttctaagtttggCCACATGTGTTATATACTACATGTGTTTTAGGTGTGGTACTTGGTGTTTTCAAAAGATTGTCACAGAGTCCCCAAAGGGAGCATCTCTCTTTCATATCCTCACTTTATAGGTGAGGACAGGGCTGCCCAGAGTCGCTGAGAactgcctgagatcacacaggaAGGGAGGGGATCAGATGGTGCTAGAGTCTGGGGAGTCTCCTGACTCCCCAACCTGTGTTCCTGCCACTGAATCATCCAACAATCCTCAGAGGCAGCCCAGAACCGAGTTCCAGCTCTTGAGGAACCTGTCCCCTTGAGTGAGGCTTAGCCCAGCCGTGGAGGGGCCTGGAGGCTGCTCCCCGTACCTGCACCAGGTCCATGCCCACGAACCACAGGAAGTTCCGGTGGCGTGCCAGCTGCCGGAGGTACTGGCCCAAGGTGACGCTGCCCACTTCCTCACTGCCCACAAGCAGCTTCTCTCCACACAGGCTGTGGGGCAGAAGGGAGTCAAGAACTGCTTGGGGCTGGGCCAGAGTCATCCCCGACCCCAGGGCAGCCACCCAGCAGCCAGGGGACCCAGCACTGAAATCAGACCCAGAAGAGTGCTGGTGGGAAcctgggcagcagggctggcCACTCACCCACCATCCACAGCCAGGGCTGAGCACCCGGGCTCCCTTCTGGCCACCTCAACCCGCCGCCTCAGCAGTTGTGTGGCCCCCAGAAAGCCCAGCCCAGAGCCGGTGGCCAGTGTCACGCAGAAGGCGCGGAAGGAGGAGAAATCCTCCTTGTTCCAAAAGGCGTAGGAAGCAAAGACAGAGAGCGAGCCAGCCGCGCTGAAGAGGGAGCAGCAGAAGTTGAGGTGGGTGCGATCATGGGCCGAGAGGGCCAGGTCAGCCAGCAAGGCGTGATGGTGCAGGTCCACGAGCGTCAGGAAGCCATCATACAGGCACAGGCACAGCAAGAACTGCAGGCCAGCCGGGGCCCAGGGCACCCAGAACGCCAGGAACGACAGTGCCAGCAGCGGCCCATGCCAGCTCAGTGCCCGCACGCGGGCCAGCACCACGGCCCTCGAGGAGAGCCCAGCGCCCGACCTGCCAGGGAAAGGAGGGCTGTTGAGAGATGCCCTTTCAGCCTTGGCAggccccagctcctcctgcccaAGTCCCAGAGGGGGGATGGAGGCCCAGAGTGTGGGACTCACAACAGCATGGTCCCACTGTGCTCCAAGTCCCCAGCCTTCAATTTAGGAAGCACAACTCACCAATGGGTACACTGTCCTTTGCCCCAATCTCTTCCCTTAGCCTGTCAGGGCTGACGGCCAAAGGGTGGTGGGATACCTACTACTCAGGCTTGGGGACAGCAATAGCTCAAACAGGGATGGGGTAAAAGAATCTGCTGGAAGCAGCAAAAGGTGTTTGCAGTACAGCCAAGCCAACCTGGGGTAAATCTCTTCCCCTGGCAAACAAGGCTAGGGTTAGTCAAGGCTACTCTTCCAGCCTGGACAGAACCTGCCCTGGACCCCAGGAATGAGGGGACATGGACAACCCCTGAAATGGTCTCCCTTCTTTCCCCCCCACAAACACAGGCAGGGGTCCTCCAGCTCTAAGAGCAATGGGGTGCGACTGAACCAGTTATGAGCCATCCCTAAGACACAAACCGGGGCTGGGAGCTGAGGAACTGGCGGTCACTGAGCCAGCCGAAGAGGGGGTCATTGAGGCTGTTCCAGAGGAGAAACACCGTCTGCAGGCAGAGGGGAGATGGGATAGGTGGGCTCCTCTCCAGGGTTACCCCTACCCCAGCTGCTCACCACCCACACAGATGGCTGCAGCCTTCCTGCCTGCAAACCTTTGCTCTCTGCCAGCCACTGCCCCTTCCAGACTCTGCCCCATCCAGGGCCCAGCTGTTACATGTATCCAGCTGATTAGATTAGTATATGAGAGTATATTATACATATGAGTATACAGAACAGTGACTATGTAAGACAGTGGCCAGGAGAGCTGGTCTCCTCTACACTAAGGGTTATCGAGGCCTTCACCAGCTTTTCTTGCTGAGTCTGCCCCATGCCCCTGACAAGGCAGGACTCAGCACCTGCAATCTGCATGGCTGCCCATGCGTCCTCTCTTCTCCCACCCAGGCTAACCGCCCAGAGCTGGCCCTACCTCTCCAACCCAGAAGGCCGTTTTGTTGATCTTGTACACTGAGACAAAGGTGTCCACGTAG belongs to Lemur catta isolate mLemCat1 chromosome 14, mLemCat1.pri, whole genome shotgun sequence and includes:
- the MFSD13A gene encoding transmembrane protein 180 isoform X2 translates to MGLGRLQTWLLGLPTAVVYGSLALFTSILHNVFLLYYVDTFVSVYKINKTAFWVGETVFLLWNSLNDPLFGWLSDRQFLSSQPRLCGEKLLVGSEEVGSVTLGQYLRQLARHRNFLWFVGMDLVQVFHCHFNSNFFPLFLEHLLSDHISLSTGSILLGISYVAPHLNNLYFLPLCRRWGVYAVVRGLFLLKLGLSLLMLLAGPDHLGLLCLFIASNRVFTEGTCKLLTLVVTDLVDEDLVLNHRKQAASALLFGMVALVTKPGQTFAPLLGTWLLCFYTGHDLFQQPPMTPVGSAQPWPEPPAPAPAQAPTLRQGCFYLLVLVPITCALLQLFTWSQFTLHGRRLHMVKAQRQNLSGAQTLDIKTV
- the MFSD13A gene encoding transmembrane protein 180 isoform X1; this translates as MGLGRLQTWLLGLPTAVVYGSLALFTSILHNVFLLYYVDTFVSVYKINKTAFWVGETVFLLWNSLNDPLFGWLSDRQFLSSQPRSGAGLSSRAVVLARVRALSWHGPLLALSFLAFWVPWAPAGLQFLLCLCLYDGFLTLVDLHHHALLADLALSAHDRTHLNFCCSLFSAAGSLSVFASYAFWNKEDFSSFRAFCVTLATGSGLGFLGATQLLRRRVEVARREPGCSALAVDGGLCGEKLLVGSEEVGSVTLGQYLRQLARHRNFLWFVGMDLVQVFHCHFNSNFFPLFLEHLLSDHISLSTGSILLGISYVAPHLNNLYFLPLCRRWGVYAVVRGLFLLKLGLSLLMLLAGPDHLGLLCLFIASNRVFTEGTCKLLTLVVTDLVDEDLVLNHRKQAASALLFGMVALVTKPGQTFAPLLGTWLLCFYTGHDLFQQPPMTPVGSAQPWPEPPAPAPAQAPTLRQGCFYLLVLVPITCALLQLFTWSQFTLHGRRLHMVKAQRQNLSGAQTLDIKTV